Proteins found in one Rhodovulum sp. MB263 genomic segment:
- a CDS encoding branched-chain amino acid ABC transporter permease has translation MFYREAGDFKTSYRDDSQTFPIGFDRYRYYAVLVLAFAVVPFVIDDYWASAIFVPFLIYAIAAIGLNILVGYCGQLSLGTGGFMAVGAYACYKLMTAFPDLNIVFCILGGGLVTAAVGVLFGLPSLRIKGFYLAVATLAAQFFLVWLFNKVPWFYNYSASGQISAPARSVFGQPVTGAGVEAWAQYMICLVFAVVLAWAARNLTRGTVGRSWMAIRDMDIAAEIIGVNPLRAKLTAFAVSSFYIGIAGALFFAVYLGAVEVGEAFGIQKSFLILFMIIIGGLGSIFGSFAGAAFLVLLPVLLKNVLVGSLGWPTDLTAHVQLMILGALIIGFLIAEPHGLAQLWRVGKEKLRLWPFPH, from the coding sequence ATGTTCTACCGCGAGGCCGGCGATTTCAAGACCTCCTACCGGGATGACAGCCAGACCTTCCCGATAGGCTTCGACCGCTACCGCTATTACGCGGTGCTGGTGCTGGCCTTCGCGGTCGTGCCCTTCGTCATCGACGATTACTGGGCCAGCGCGATCTTCGTGCCCTTCCTGATCTATGCCATCGCCGCCATCGGGCTGAACATCCTCGTTGGCTATTGCGGACAGCTCTCGCTTGGCACCGGCGGCTTCATGGCGGTGGGCGCCTATGCCTGCTACAAGCTGATGACCGCCTTTCCCGATCTCAACATCGTCTTCTGCATCCTGGGCGGCGGGCTGGTGACGGCGGCGGTGGGGGTGCTGTTCGGGCTGCCCTCGCTTCGGATCAAGGGCTTCTATCTCGCGGTCGCGACGCTTGCGGCGCAGTTCTTCCTGGTCTGGCTCTTCAACAAGGTGCCGTGGTTCTACAACTACTCGGCCTCGGGGCAGATCTCGGCGCCCGCGCGCAGCGTCTTCGGCCAGCCGGTCACCGGCGCCGGGGTCGAGGCCTGGGCGCAATACATGATCTGCCTCGTCTTCGCCGTGGTTCTGGCCTGGGCCGCGCGCAACCTGACGCGGGGCACGGTGGGGCGGTCCTGGATGGCGATCCGCGACATGGATATCGCGGCCGAGATCATCGGGGTGAACCCGCTCAGGGCCAAGCTGACGGCCTTCGCGGTCTCGTCCTTCTATATCGGCATCGCGGGGGCGCTGTTCTTCGCGGTCTATCTGGGCGCGGTCGAGGTGGGTGAGGCCTTCGGCATCCAGAAGAGCTTTCTCATCCTCTTCATGATCATCATCGGCGGGCTCGGCTCGATCTTCGGCAGCTTCGCGGGCGCGGCCTTCCTGGTGCTGCTGCCGGTCCTTCTGAAGAACGTGCTGGTGGGCAGCCTCGGCTGGCCCACCGACCTGACCGCCCATGTCCAGCTGATGATCCTGGGGGCTCTGATCATCGGCTTTTTGATCGCCGAGCCGCACGGGCTCGCCCAGCTCTGGCGGGTCGGCAAGGAAAAGCTGAGGCTCTGGCCATTCCCGCATTGA
- a CDS encoding ABC transporter substrate-binding protein — translation MTNRLAPLALGVLLAAGPAAADLVFPDLSYRTGPFAAGGVPFSDGYQDYFTLVNERDGGIGGVKARVPECETAYNTEKGVECYEATKGDGALIYQPLSTGITYQLIPKVEADHIPLHTMGYGRTSAANGKVFEWVFNYPANYWDGASVVIKYLMDENGGSLEGKKITLLYHNSAYGKEPIPTLEALSKKHGFRLTLIPVDSPGQEQKSQWLQIRRERPDVVVMWGWGVMNQVAIQEAANIGFPMDHFIGNWWAGAEHDVASAGMAADGYKALNMNRVVDYPVFADIRTHVVEKGLAAGDGSNVGSVLYTRGMYAAMLAVEAAKTAQEMTGTAQIDAAMMREGMEHLEMTAARMEALGMPGIGPEFTVSCADHGGSGMAIVQQWNAGDKEWVPLTDFIAPDAEVIAPLIEADSTAFAAENGITPRCD, via the coding sequence ATGACCAACCGACTGGCCCCGCTTGCACTGGGTGTCCTGCTGGCCGCGGGCCCTGCCGCGGCCGATCTGGTATTCCCCGATCTCAGCTACCGCACAGGGCCTTTTGCCGCGGGCGGCGTGCCGTTCTCGGACGGCTATCAGGACTATTTCACCCTGGTGAACGAACGCGATGGCGGCATCGGCGGGGTCAAGGCCCGGGTGCCGGAATGCGAGACCGCCTACAACACCGAGAAGGGGGTCGAGTGCTACGAGGCCACCAAGGGCGATGGCGCGCTGATCTACCAGCCGCTCTCGACCGGCATCACCTATCAGCTGATCCCGAAGGTCGAGGCCGATCACATCCCGCTGCACACCATGGGCTATGGCCGCACCTCGGCCGCCAATGGCAAGGTCTTCGAATGGGTGTTCAACTATCCCGCCAATTACTGGGACGGGGCCTCGGTCGTCATCAAGTACCTGATGGACGAGAACGGCGGCAGCCTCGAGGGCAAGAAGATCACGCTGCTCTATCACAATTCGGCCTATGGCAAGGAGCCGATCCCGACGCTCGAGGCGCTGTCGAAGAAGCACGGCTTCAGGCTGACGCTGATCCCGGTCGACAGCCCCGGCCAGGAACAGAAGTCGCAATGGCTGCAGATCCGGCGCGAGCGGCCCGATGTGGTGGTGATGTGGGGTTGGGGCGTGATGAACCAGGTCGCGATCCAGGAGGCCGCCAATATCGGTTTCCCGATGGACCATTTCATCGGCAACTGGTGGGCCGGGGCCGAGCATGACGTGGCCTCCGCGGGCATGGCCGCCGATGGCTACAAGGCGCTGAACATGAACCGGGTGGTCGATTACCCGGTCTTCGCCGATATCCGCACTCATGTCGTCGAGAAGGGGCTGGCGGCGGGCGACGGCTCGAATGTGGGCTCGGTGCTTTACACCCGCGGCATGTATGCGGCGATGCTGGCGGTCGAGGCGGCGAAGACGGCGCAGGAGATGACCGGCACCGCCCAGATCGACGCGGCGATGATGCGCGAGGGGATGGAGCATCTGGAGATGACCGCCGCCAGGATGGAGGCGCTGGGCATGCCGGGGATCGGCCCCGAATTCACCGTGAGCTGCGCCGATCACGGCGGTTCGGGCATGGCCATCGTCCAGCAGTGGAACGCGGGCGACAAGGAATGGGTGCCGCTGACCGATTTCATCGCCCCCGATGCCGAGGTGATCGCGCCGCTCATCGAGGCCGATTCCACGGCCTTCGCGGCCGAGAACGGCATCACGCCGCGCTGCGACTGA